Proteins found in one Mucilaginibacter gracilis genomic segment:
- a CDS encoding DUF4133 domain-containing protein — protein sequence MSSVYEINKGINKPLMFKGLKAQYIGYLGGGLLCLLILYAVLYISGLNNYICLVIIGGLGTGLMMSIFRFSHKYGQYGLLKKSAKRSIPTYLKFRTRKSFINLKKGN from the coding sequence ATGAGTTCAGTATATGAAATTAATAAAGGGATAAACAAACCTTTAATGTTCAAGGGGCTGAAAGCGCAATACATCGGCTATTTAGGTGGCGGCTTGCTTTGCCTGCTTATCCTGTACGCAGTATTGTATATCAGCGGGCTGAACAACTATATCTGCCTGGTGATTATCGGTGGTTTAGGAACAGGTTTGATGATGTCCATATTTCGGTTTAGCCATAAATACGGACAGTATGGATTACTGAAGAAAAGCGCCAAACGGAGCATTCCCACTTACCTGAAGTTCAGGACGAGGAAATCATTTATTAATCTTAAAAAAGGAAATTAA